In Eupeodes corollae chromosome 3, idEupCoro1.1, whole genome shotgun sequence, a single genomic region encodes these proteins:
- the LOC129952617 gene encoding zinc finger protein 569, with protein MPNTNFNCLRCNVALANEFQLIFDETGIELQLDKLLAEHFKIYVVREPDVTQALCDECVNKLIELYDTKVYKEEILESVELENDESNHTEMDIKKVEEAPSNDGDEAGEGDNVIIEEEIDYEELIEESTTFTDNEEFFGIKESEGINEEEFGEITDEDSVNYQDYLGNVIKSDLERTAFDQNSVCRLCKDSLNSHNNVLAHVLESHQTESEQYPCIFCDEPTKNFDSIANLAYHIVLKHYDLNSIEIYCICPECNSRFSSFLECNKHSCYKKNVGSRLQQDCDKCSKKFISNKRYRFHLQFHLKKQRPKVCFICDILFSDENDFFEHIMFAHEKDNSFVCKKCDRVCSSKELYDNHMKLHDAVRSFHCPHCSKSYFYNQMLTNHIQTHHSNEQSHECKICNKSLANKHLLKRHMQLVHLEETENDVFVCLACGLIGISEDDKMFHKDDDKCPGAEVSIECLKIAYACEFCELAFKSVQNLKEHRSAIHDDNVFKCWICESTYSEYKKLKTHILTHAIIEPIQKSFPINRHYVCNVDSCDKTYLTWPSLRAHKSRHATKYNCDVCTQTFTTESKLNTHLKAHDNNEEYPCQFCSKLCTSQMSLSVHIARKHNNNSEICPICKSTLNSEDALKEHIENLHTEVTCEECGKVTKNKRNLAVHIQMIHGQVKRFFCSVCEKGYFNNSDLKTHERTAHIEPNKFKCQYCNFSSSYEASFKAHLLKHDQNKPFKCQECSREFTRRACYKLHLLRHSDNKPFVCPVELCGRSFVMPGILNSHIKNAHPECKESKVKRNMSQQRLGKRKRINQKPIKEDLEAGNSSDYVITEVYSESEYLDEEGGDIVIFDGTEAEEEIILTEENMYIE; from the exons atgCCAAATACGAATTTCAACTGTTTGCGATGTAATGTTGCACTCGCAAATGAAttccaattgattttcgatGAAACTGGCATCGAATTGCAGCTGGACAAACTTCTAGCCGAGCACTTTAAGATCTATGTTGTAAGAGAACCCGATGTTACTCAAGCCCTATGCGATGAATGCGTTAACAAGCTTATAGAACTCTATGATACAAAAGTCTATAAGGAAGAAATACTTGAATCCGTCGAGCTTGAAAATGATGAAAGCAATCATACAGAAATGGATATCAAAAAAGTAGAAGAAGCACCCTCAAACGATGGTGATGAAGCCGGCGAAGGAGACAATGTCATTATAGAAGAAGAAATTGACTATGAAGAACTTATTGAGGAATCAACAACTTTCACGGACAACGAAGAGTTTTTTGGAATCAAGGAATCAGAAG GGATAAATGAAGAGGAATTTGGAGAGATAACCGATGAGGACAGTGTAAATTATCAAGACTATCTGGGAAATGTCATTAAAAGTGACCTGGAGCGAACAGCTTTCGATCAGAATTCCGTTTGTAGA TTGTGTAAGGACTCCTTAAACAGTCACAATAATGTCCTTGCACATGTTTTGGAAAGCCATCAAACTGAATCTGAGCAATATCCCTGCATTTTTTGTGAtgaaccaacaaaaaattttgATTCGATCGCTAATCTGGCTTACCATATTGTCTTAAAACACTATGACTTAAATTC aattgaaatttattgcaTTTGTCCGGAGTGCAATTCAAGGTTTTCATCGTTTCTAGAATGTAATAAACATtcatgttataaaaaaaatgtcggcAGTCGTTTACAACAAGATTGCGataaatgctcgaaaaagtttaTATCCAATAAAAG GTACCGGTTTCATTTACAATTTCACCTGAAGAAACAAAGaccaaaagtttgttttatctgtgatattttattttcggaTGAAAACGATTTTTTCGAGCACATTATGTTCGCTCATGAGAAGGATAACTcatttgtatgtaaaaa atGCGATCGGGTATGCAGTTCCAAAGAGCTTTACGACAATCACATGAAACTCCATGATGCCGTTCGATCATTTCACTGTCCGCACTGTTCAAAATCTTATTTCTATAATCAAATGCTTACGAATCATATT caaacacaTCACTCAAACGAACAATCGCATGAATGTAAAATCTGCAACAAATCTCTTGCCAACAAGCATCTTCTAAAACGTCACATGCAATTGGTGCATCTGGAAGAAACCGAAAACGATGTATTTGTATGCTTAGCATGTGGCTTAATTGGGATTTCTGAAGATGATAAAAtg TTTCATAAAGACGATGATAAATGTCCCGGAGCAGAAGTTAGCATAGAATGTTTGAAAATTGCTTATGCCTGTGAGTTTTGTGAACTTGCTTTTAAAAGTGTCCAAAACTTAAAAGAACATAGGAGCGCCATTCATGACGATAACGTCTTCAAGTGTTGGATATGTGAGAGTACATATTCCGagtataaaaagctaaaaaccCACATTCTCACTCACGCTATCATAGAACCAATTCAAAAATCGTTTCCAATAAACAGGCATTATGTATGCAATGTTGAT tCGTGTGATAAAACCTATTTAACTTGGCCATCTTTGCGAGCTCATAAATCACGCCatgcaacaaaatataattgtgACGTCTGTACTCAAACATTTACCACTGAATCAAAGCTGAATACCCATCTCAAAGCTCATGATAATAACGAGGAGTATCCTTGTCAATTTTGCTCCAAATTGTGCACCTCACAAATGTCACTTTCTGTGCATATTGCACGAAAACACAACAACA attctgaaATCTGTCCTATTTGCAAGTCAACTTTAAATTCTGAGGATGCCCTCAAGGAGCACATCGAGAATCTACACACCGAAGTTACATGTGAAGAGTGTGGTAAAGTTACTAAGAATAAACGTAATCTTGCGGTTCATATTCAAATGATTCATGGCCAAGTTAAGAGATTCTTTTGTTCCGTATGTGAAAAGGGCTATTTCAATAACAGCGATTTAAAGACTCATGAGAGAACT GCGCATATAGAACCGAACAAGTTCAAATGTCAATATTGCAACTTTAGCTCGAGCTATGAAGCATCTTTTAAGGCTCACTTACTTAAACATGACCAAaataaaccttttaaatgtcaaGAATGTTCAAGGGAGTTCACTCGGAGAGCCTGTTATAAATTGCATTTACTTAGGCATTCGGATAACAAACC atttgttTGTCCAGTTGAATTATGTGGCCGAAGTTTTGTAATGCCAGGGATTTTGAATTCGCATATTAAAAATGCACATCCAGAAT GTAAAGAAAGCAAAGTGAAAAGAAATATGTCACAACAACGTCTAGGTAAAAGAAAGAGGATCAATCAAAAACCCATAAAGGAAGATTTGGAAGCGGGTAATTCTTCTGATTACGTTATAACGGAAGTATATTCTGAGAGTGAATATTTAGACGAGGAAGGTGGTGACATTGTAATATTTGATGGAACTGAAGCTGaggaagaaattattttgacagaggaaaatatgtatattgaatAG
- the LOC129951182 gene encoding odorant receptor 46a: MNYSDHHEKVEQFYNVQESLYRKMGGFRLSPNSSKIKKIAYELYGILAMMVIGVYNSSLFISFITLPSILDKIMKAFYMLGTLIGAMVKYICVKRDYSLYRDIATDLHQDIFKPLNAAENDIFVRNLEMSIRVRNLYGYVSCLSLVYAFGLQQVLNPKELPAQLYAPFDMEDSTNFLIMKVFSFISVGYLCFINIAFDSWCTSFMLFIQGQLEILEYRLERIGFNGDSDLEINLELKSCIRLHAAVHDIIGKLEIVIAFPNSLQIFCSMLVLCCNFYAISFTSVSEDTIAFLKFSIYQMAMLSQVFFICYFANEVTLASNKLSHALYSSNWITWNKINRRLVLLTMLRFRDPIRVKSLNRCYHFDLAAFTSIVNTSYSYFALLKQMNN, from the exons ATGAACTACTCCGACCATCACGAAAAAGTTGAGCAATTTTACAACGTTCAAGAAAGCTTATACCGAAAAATGGGAGGATTTAGACTTTCACCAAACAGTTCAAAGATAAAGAAGATTGCCTATGAATTGTATGGGATACTAGCTATGATGGTGATAGGAGTTTATAATTCAAGCCTATTCATATCCTTCATAACTCTGCCGTCAATCTTGGATAAAATCATGAAAGCTTTCTACATGTTGGGGACTCTTATTGGAGCAATGGTCAAATATATCTGCGTCAAACGGGATTATTCACTTTATCGAGATATAGCAACAGATTTGCATCAAGACATTTTCAAGCCTCTCAACGCGGCCGAAAACGATATATTCGTGAGAAATTTGGAAATGAGCATAAGAGTTCGAAACCTGTACGGCTATGTTTCCTGTCTCTCATTGGTGTATGCATTTGGATTGCAGCAGGTGCTCAACCCCAAGGAACTCCCAGCCCAATTGTATGCACCTTTCGACATGGAGGATTCGACAAATTTCCTGATAATGAAAGTCTTTTCGTTTATTTCTGTGGgatatttgtgttttataaatattgcttTTGACTCTTGGTGTACGTCATTTATGTTATTTATTCAAGGGCAATTGGAAATCTTGGAATATCGTTTGGAAAGAATTGGTTTTAATGGCGATAGTGATCTGGAGATAAATCTTGAGCTGAAAAGTTGTATTAGACTTCATGCTGCAGTACATGATATTATTGGAAAACTCGAGATTGTGATAGCTTTTCCAAATTcgttgcaaatattttgttcaatgcTGGTGTTGTGTTGTAATTTTTATGCCATATCGTTT acaTCAGTTAGTGAAGATACAAtagcatttttgaaattcagCATTTATCAAATGGCAATGCTGTCTCAGGTGTTTTTCATTTGCTATTTTGCAAATGAAGTGACTTTGGCAAGTAATAAATTGTCGCATGCACTTTATTCATCGAATTGGATAACATGGAATAAGATTAATCGGAGACTTGTTCTTTTAACAATGCTACGTTTTCGGGATCCAATAAGAGTAAAATCTCTCAACCGCTGCTACCATTTCGATTTAGCTGCTTTTACATCA attgttaACACTTCGTACAGTTATTTCGCTTTACTAAAGCAAATGAACAATTAG